A region of the Agrobacterium sp. RAC06 genome:
TCTGCCGTGGGTGTAGGAATATTGACAGGATCTGTCCCTAGTACGAGAGGACCGGGATGGACATATCTCTGGTGGACCTGTTGTCCTGCCAAGGGCATAGCAGGGTAGCTATATATGGAAGGGATAACCGCTGAAGGCATCTAAGCGGGAAACCCACCTGAAAACGAGTATTCCCTATCAGAGCCGTGGAAGACGACCACGTTGATAGGACGGGTGTGGAAGTGCAGTAATGCATGAAGCTTACCGTTACTAATAGCTCGATTGGCTTGATCGTTCTCATTGACCATGCTCATCGGCCCGGACAAAACCGGGCGATGATGCCAAATACGTGTTCAAAAAGACAAACAGGTAATCCCTGTACCAGCTTCTCAACAACATTGCCCTTAGCCGACCTGGTGGTCATGGCGGGGTGGCTGCACCCGTTCCCATTCCGAACACGGCCGTGAAACGCCCCAGCGCCAATGGTACTTCGTCTCAAGACGCGGGAGAGTAGGTCGCTGCCAGGTCTGCTAAAGGCAATGTTGTCAGGTTTTGTAAAAGCAAATACCTCAGGTTTTGCATCGCAAATACACCAATCTTCTCAACACAAAATCGGCCCAAGCCGAAAACATCGGGCCGCATAAAGCGGCCCTTTTTGCTTGGTAAGAACTCTCAAGCGCAACAATCATAGTTGCGCTCTTGGCGCGGGGTGGAGCAGCCCGGTAGCTCGTCAGGCTCATAACCTGAAGGCCGCAGGTTCAAATCCTGCCCCCGCAACCAGTTTGGTCACTTATCTCTCAGATCGGACAGATCAAACGTCTTACCGCCTCCATGCTATGGGGGCGGTTTCTGGCGTTTAGACTGTCATCCCGAAATCAGATGCGTGAGCTGCGATTTCGTTTCGGCAGGCCCCTGAACATCTGGGGTAGTCGAACCGCGCTTTCGAATTTTGTGATGGTCGATGCACGTTTCAGAGATCTATGACGAGGCACAAGAAACTCTGGGTGGACACGTTTGAGGTCGGACCGGACTGTGCAGATGATCGCCTTTAGGTGATCTCCCTGGGATCCAGTTCTTCAGGTCCCACCCTCTCGCGTGGCGCAGTCGGGAAACCGTCGTCTCTCCTCAATTGGTCTGAACCGCATGGATAACCTCACGGAACCGGCAAGCCAAAGGGTCGTCGGTTTTAGCGACGGCGCCATTTCCCAAGTGGGTGGACGGGGCGCCGTGTTCGACAGAAATCCCTGCGCTGAAAGCGTCGCCACGCATTTTGGCCAGACGACGCGGCTAGCGGGTCCGATCCTGATGGGCCATCTCTCGAACTTCGCCATGACGACGACGACTTTGCTTCTCTTCGGCTGGCTGGGCAGTGCCTCCCTCGCCGCGGCAGGTCTAGCGATCCGTGTGGCTGTCAGCACGAATATTCTGGCGGGAATCCTTCTTGTCGCCGGCGTCGCCGCCTCCGGCGCCAATGGCGGACGGGACGCCAAGCGCGTTTCCGGTTTCTACTGGAACGGTCTCTATCTGGCGCTGGCACTGTCGGTCCTGTCCTTCGCGTGGATGACCGTAGCGCCCGGCCTGCTTGCCGTGCTCGGCCAACCTCCAGAGGTCGTGGCCGAAGCCGAAAGGATACTTCACGTCTTGCGTTGGGGCGAACCGGCAAATCTTCTGCGTCTCGGGTTGATGCGCACCATGCTTCCAGCGCTAGGCATGACGTGGATCCTGTATGCGCTCACGCCTCTCTCCCTCGTGCTCTATGTCGTCGCGGGGTTTGGTCTCGTTTTTGGCTTTTCTGGTCTGCCGCCAATGGGTGCAATCGGAATTCCCGTCGCTCTGGTCGGCGTGACGTGGCTGACGGCGCTGGTCATGCTGGCCGCCGTTCATTGCGGGCGCAGTCGTTCTCTCATTCCCTTCACACGGATCCGACTGTCGCTATTGCGGGAGCTTATCCGGGCTGGCCTGCCGATCGGGACTTTGCAGGGCGTCGACGGGATCTTCTTCCTTATCGCGACAGTCGTGGTTGGCCAGTTCGGAGCTGCTGCGCTTGCCGCACACCAGATCGCGTTGAATTTCGGCACAATCGCCTATTCGCTGGCGGTTTCATTTGGTGACGCCGCAGCATTGCGGATCAGCTATCGGCGAGGTGCACTGGCCTTCCAGGACGCGCGGGTGGCCGGCTTCGTCGGCGTCACCATGGGCACTGTCTCGATGGCCGCTGCGGCTCTGGTCGTCCTCGCCTTCCCGAACGTCTTTATCGGCCTGTTCATTGACATCAATGATCCGGGCAATGCCGCAACGCTGGCAGCGTCGCAGTCACTGGTGCTCTTTGCCAGTCTCTTCATCTTCGCCGACGGCGTTTACGGTACCGGGATGGGCGTGCTGCGGGGGCTTGGAGATAACCGCTATGCGATGTTGGTCGTGATCATCGCCTATTGGGGAATTGGGCTCCCTGTCGGCGCTGCTTATCACCTACTCGTCGGGTTCGGTATTGAAGAGGTCTGGCTGGGGCTTGCGACTCTGCAGGGGTTTATTGGACTGGTTCTCATACAGCGCTATGCCAAGGTCACACGGCAGGATCCAATATGAGCAAACAGGAACTGGGCTCTGGGAGAACCTCGCTGCATCACAGTGAAGCGTGCAGCGGTCCGGGACAATTGCCGTCCCTTGATGCGTCGGATCTTGCCAGCGTGACGGCTGCGGCAATGCCGATCGTCACCGGACACGAGCCGGTTGCGGCTATCCCGCGCTTTGCGCTTCCGTTGTATAGGCCGATCAACCGTCTCGCTGTGCTGCACAGCCAGGGTAGGCAGAAATGGATCGCCGTGCCTGACAACATGCGCGGCTCAATTCTCTTCATACTGTCGGTCGTGATGTTTTGCATCATGATGGTGGCCATCAAGAAAATTGGTGACGGGTTGCCGCTTCCACAGATATTGCTGATCCGGCAGGTGATCCTGACCATGATACTTCTGCCGCTGTTGCTCGGCGATCTCTCGCGCGCGCTCAGCACCCAATACCTGGGAAGACACATCGTACGAGGGCTCGTCTGCCTTGGCTCGCAGTACACCTATTTTCTGGCGCTTCTGTATCTGCCACTCGCAGACATGACGGCGCTCGGCTTCAGTCAGGTCATTTTCATGACCATTGCCGCCGTCGTTATTCTCAAGGAGAAGGTGGGCTGGCGACGGTGGCTGGCAACGATGGTCGGCTTCGCCGGTGTCCTTATTATGCTGAGACCGTCTGGCGGGACCGTCGACGTCTATAGTCTGGTCGCAGTCTTGAGCGCGCTGCTTTTGTGCGGCGTCACCGTATCGATCCGGTTGATGGCACGCACCGAGTCGACGGAAACCGTCATGCTCTACCAGTCTTTCGTGCTCTGCGCGGCCTATGCGGTGCCGACCTTTCTGTGGTGGCAGTGGCCAACCAGGGAAGAATGGGTCCTCTTGGCTGTGATCGGCATAGTCGGGACGCTGGGACAGTATCTCTTCACACTTGCATTCCGGGTGGCGGAGGCTTCAGCGCTGGCGCCTCTGGAATTCACCCGGCTCCTGATTGCTATCATCCTCGGCTTTTTGGTCTTCAGCGAAATACCCGAGATGTCGACCATGCTGGGTGCGGTGATCGTCATGGGCTCAACGATCTACACGGTTCGACGAAATTCGCGGCCCGAAAACGCAGATCGAGCGAACGCGTTGAACCGATCAGGCCCGTAGGAACAGGACGCTTGTCAGGACGCGACCATAGCCAGCTTGCTGGTCATCGGAATGCTTTCCATATGGGTGTCGATGAGACAATCGACGAACCGGCGCGCAAGCTTGAATTCGCTGGAACTTGGCCCCGTCACCGCCGCGATGGCATGCACCCGTCGGGTGAGATCCTGGCGCAGCACCCGCAGCCGGCCCGTTTCGACATGCGGTTGAGCAACGTGGTCGGGCAGATAGCCGATATTGCGGCCCGACAGGATCAGCGTCATATGCGCATGTGCGCCGTATCCAATATCTCCACGGGTTGCTGCATTCCGGATCCGTTCGGGATGGAAGTGTTCGAGATGGCCGCGATTGGCATAGACAGCACTTTCGATCTGCTGCAGCGTGATGTCGGAATCGCGAATGTGGAACAGCGGATGCGCCCGGCCGCAATAGATCGCCGCCGTTTCCGGAAACAACGGTTCGAATGTCAGTTGGCTGAAGTGGTCGTCGGTCAGGCCGATGCCGACGTGAATGAGGCCGTCGGCCACATGACCTGTCATCTGAAATCCCAGCATGACTTCCAGCTTGAAGCGCGCATTGGGGTAGTACTCGGCCAGCCGGCTGATGGCTTCCGCAATGCGCGAACGCGGATTGTCGACGATGTGGTCCTGGACTCCGATGATCAGTTCATGTCCGGCACTGTCATTGAGATTGGACGCCCGCTGCTTGAAGTTCTCCACCGAGGCGAACAACTCCTTTGCCGCCTGATAGACGACCTCGCCCTCATGATAGAGCTTGAAGCCTTTCGGGCCGCGCTGGCAGAGCCGAACGCCGAGGCGAATTTCCAGCGATTTCAGATATTCGCTCAGCATGGATTGCGAGAGGTTCAATACCGACTGGGCAGCCGTAAAACTACCCTCCTCGACGATCGTGCAGAAGCATCGCAGCAACTTGAGGTCTACATCATAGATCTGGGACAAATTGGACATTGTAAACCAGTTCTGACTGTTTGAGCCGCCCTATTAAGTTCCTCAGCAAAGATTGTGCCAACACAAGAAACGCATTTGCGATCTTTGATAAAAGTCAACTTTTCAAGGGCTTGGAATCCGTCGCACTCAGGGGCAACGCCAACGAGCCGTTGCCGGACATGCGCGAACTGCTCATGTAAATGGCATGGCTTGACCCGAATGGTGCGCCGCAACACTTTCTGGGCGCGGAATGACAGCTTGCGCAGCTTTTTCACTAAGACGTAAAGTTGCAGATGTTCTAGGGGAGTCCCTCCCGACACAAGCAAGATACTATGATTGCAGGGAAACGGCCTGTTCGAAAAGCATCCATCCTGACCAATCAAAGCATCGAGCTTTGCCGATGGTCACTCATGCTGCACTGCGATTAACGTTCCTTCACCCCCCTTTACCTGCGGGCCGTTCTACGGCTGCGGCAGGTACGATGGATGCAAGGACACAGCGTAAAATGCCCAAGAGCTTTCACCTCGCCTGGTTCATGAATTTCTCCGTGGATGACTGGAATGCTCCCTTCTCTGCCGGTGGGAAACCCTGGGACGGAAACTTCTATGTCGACATGGCGAAGGCCATGGAGCGTGCCTGTTTCGACTATATCATGCTTGAAGACACATTGATGATTTCGGAGGCCTATGGCCACAGCATGGAGGTCTACCTCAAGCATGCTCTGATGGGGCCGAAGAGTGATCCCATGCCGCTTGCGGCACTGATCGCCAGCAAGACAAGCAATCTCGGCGTTGTCGCTACAATGTCGACCATGGCCTATCCGCCCTTCATGCTCGCCCGCCTCTGTGCGACGGTCGACAGCATCTCCGGCGGGCGGTTCGGGTGGAATATCGTGACCAGCGGCGAAAATCTCGCCGCCCAGAACTTCGGCATGGACGAACTGCCCCCCCGCCAGGACCGCTATGACATGGCGGATGAATATGTCGAACTCTGCAAGCAGCTGTGGGGCAGCTGGGACCAGGATGCCGTCGTGCTCGACCGTGAGACCGGCACCTATGCCGACTTCCGCAAGGTCAGACCCCTCAATTTCGTTGGCAAATACTATAAATGCCGCGGGCCGCTGAATTGCGTGCCCGGCCCGCAGGGTCGTCCGACCTTCGTGCAGGCAGGGGGATCGCCACGTGGTCGCCAGTTCGCGGCGATGACCGCCGACAGCATTATTGCAGCCGCATCCGGGATCGAAGCGATGAAGGAATATCGCGATGATATTCGCGCTCGTGCGGCAGCCGGCGGGCGTGATCCGGACGAGGTGAAGGTGTTCTTCATCGTCACCCCCGTCTTGGCGGAGACCGAAGCCGCTGCCAAGGCCAAGCTCGACGACTATGTCAGTTCGCCCGAATATCAGGTGAAGACGCTGGCCTCCATCAGCTCGGTCACCGATATCGACTTTTCGCAATTCGAGCTTGACGAGGAACTGCCCCGGCTGACCACCAATGGCGAGCAGGGCTCACTCGACGCCTTTGCGCAATGGGGCCGCGGCAAAACGCTGCGGCAGCTGATCAGCGATAGGGCGACGCGCGGTCTCGACGGCGTCGTGGGCACGCCCGACCAGGTGGCCAAACGGCTGGGCGAGGTGATGGAGGCCGTCGGCGGTGATGGTTTCCTGATCAGTTCGCCCTTCCAGAAAGTCAGCCGCCAGTATGTCACCGAGATTTGTGAAGGCCTCGTGCCGGCCCTGCAGCGCCGTGGCCTGACCCGCACGGCATACACAAAGCCGACGCTGCGCGAGACCCTTCGCGAGTTCTAGGAACCCGCGCCGGGAGTGAATGACCGATCTGCATCAGACAAGAGGACATCAGACATGCCAAAGCGCTTTCACCTCGGTTGGTTCATGAACTTCGCCGTCAGCGAGTGGAACCATCCCTTTGGCGCCGGCGGGCGGCCATGGGACGGGAACTTCTACATCGACATGGCAAAGGCCATGGAGCGCGCCTGCTTCGACTATATCATGCTCGAAGACACCCTGATGATTTCGGAAGCCTATGGCCACAGCACCGAGGTCTATCTGAAGCATGCGATCATGGGCCCGAAGGCGGATCCCGCACCGATGGCTGCCTTGATCGGCGCCAACACGAAGCATCTCGGCGTCGTCGCGACCATGTCGACCATGGCCTATCCACCTTTCATGCTCGCTCGCCTGTGTTCGACACTCGACAGCATTTCCGGCGGACGTTTTGGTTGGAATATTGTGACCAGCGGCGAGAATCTCGCCGCCCAGAACTTCGGCATGGATGAATTGCCGCCCCGTCAGGACCGCTATGACATGGCGGACGAATATGTCGAACTCTGCAAGCAGCTGTGGGGCAGCTGGGACCAGGATGCCGTCGTGCTCGATCGTGAGACCGGAACCTATGCCGACTTCAGCAAGGTGCGGCCGATAAAATTTGTCGGCAAGTATTACAAGTGCCGCGGGCCGTTGAACTGCGTGCCTGGCCCGCAGGGGCGTCCGACCTTCGTACAGGCGGGGGGCTCGCCGCGCGGTCGCCAGTTTGCGGCCATGACCGCCGACAGCATCATTGCGCCCTCTTCAGGTGTGGATGGCATCAAGGCTTATCGGGACGATGTCCGAGCAAGGGCACAAGCCGGCGGACGCGATCCGGATGAGATCAAGGTCCTGTTCGTCATTGCTCCCGTGCTTGGAGAAACAGAAGCCGAAGCGCATGCAAAGTTTGAGCGGATATCGGCGCATCCCGATTACATCGAGAAAGTCCTCGCCTCGATTAGCTCGATCACCGATATCGACTTCTCGCAGTTCGATCTCGACGCTGAACTGCCGCACCTGACCACCAATGGCGAACAGGGGTCACTCGATGCCTTTGCGCAATGGGGCAGCGGCAAGACTTTGCGCCAGATCTGCATGGAGCAGGTATCGCGCGGAATCGACGGACTCGTCGGTACGCCCGATCAGGTTGCCGACCGTCTCGGGGAGATCATGGAGGAGGTGGGAGGCGACGGCTTCCTCATCACGCGCCCCTTCACGACGACGATCAGCCGCCAATACATCCTCGAAATCTGCGAGGGCCTCGTACCAGCGCTGCAGCGCCGGGGTCTAACCCGGACCGAATACACCAAGTCAACCCTGCGCGAAACGCTGCGAGAATTCTGATCACCTTTTGAGGCCGCGACCAGGTGGCAACATCCGAAAAGAGGTCCCCGATGACACAAGCAATCAATGAGATCATCCCTCCGACGACAGAACCAGATGGTGCTTTGACATTGCGGCTTCCCGTCGAAGCTCAGGACTACCGGAACGCGATGGCCAAGCTTGCGGCGGCAGTGAACATCATCACCAGCACGGGCGAGAACGGTTGGTGTGGCTTTACCGCCTCGGCGGTGTCGAGCGTCACGGACAGCCCGCCGACACTGCTCGTTTGCATCAAGCGCACCGTCCAGGCACACGGGACGATTGCTGCATCGGGCGTCCTTTGCGTCAATACGGTCGCCGGACCGCAGGAGGAACTGGCGATGACCTTTGCAGGATCGGGCGGCAACAAGGATATGGCGCAGCGTTTCGCAGGCGGAGACTGGACCCAGCTCGTCACCGGCGCGCCTGTATTGACCGGTGCCATCGTCAATTTCGATTGTCGCGTGACCAGCGTCAGTACAATCGGCACGCATGATGTCTTCTTTTGCGAGGTTCTGGCCGTGGCCGGCCAGGACACTGTGGAAAGTGGGGCTCTCATCTATTTCGATCGGAAATTCCACGCCGTCGCCTGAATGTGGTCCGGCGTAGCTTCAAGCAAATGGCATGGCGAACGATAGGAGACAGCAGTGAACATCATGACCCCGGAATTCCAGAGGACGAAGACGCGACCGGATGGGACAGTCGCGAGTGCTGCGGAGATCATAGAGGAGGCGCGGCAGGGGCGGATGTTCATTCTCGTCGATGACGAGGATAGAGAAAACGAAGGTGACATTATCATCCCCGCATGTTTCGCCGACGCCGATGTCATCAACTTCATGGCGCGGAACGCCTGCGGCCTGATCTGCCTCGCCATCACGCGGGAACGCGCAGAAGCACTGGCATTGCCACCTATGGCTCCTGTTACTACCGCACCGTTGAAGACTGCATTCACCGTTTCTATCGAAGCCCGTCAGGGTGTGACTACAGGGATTTCATCACATGACAGAGCACACACCATCGCAGTCGCGATCGATCCCGAGGCTGGGCCGTCAGATTTGGTGATGCCAGGCCATGTCTTTCCGATTGTTGCCCGCGATGGAGGGACGATCACGAGACCGGGTCACACCGAAGCGGCGGTGGATGTGGCCCGTCTCGCCGGACTGCCGCCGTCCGGCGTCATCTGCGAGGTCATGAACGAGGACGGGACCATGGCGCGCCTACCGGACCTGATGACCTTTGCCAGGCGTCATGGAATGAAGGTCGGAACCATTGCCGATCTCATCGCCCACCGCTTCGCCATCGGCGATCATCCCTTCCCAGATGCAGGCGCGGCCACCTGTCATGCTGCAATGCGTTGACATCGCTGGCACCTCCACCAGGAGGATTCCACTTTCCGTCCTAGATCAATCGCTGGTCTCCGCCGGACATGTGCCGGCGCAGGCAATTCGTGACAGCGTCACGCTTGCCCGCGCCTGCGAAGGTTTCGGCTATCACCGCTATTGGGTTTCGGAGCATCACGGCAATGCGGCCATGGCCGGATCCGCGCCCGAAGTCCTTTTGGGTGCACTTGCCATGGCGACGCGCACGATGAGGATCGGTAGTGCTGGAGTTATACTCCCGCATTATGCACCCTTGAAGGTTGCCGAACAATTCCGTGTGCTTGAAGCGCTCGCACCTGGGCGGATCGATCTCGGGCTTGGTCGCGGTCCCGGTGCCGATCGTCAGACCGCCTATGCCTTGAGACCCGATGCTCTGGATAATCCCGTCTCCATGTCTGCGATGGACAGCTTTCCCGCCAATGTCGAGGACACACTTGCCTTGGTTCGCGGTGAGCCACTCGGTGATGACCATGTCTTCGCCGGAGTTTTCGCACAACCCCGAGGGCCAACGGCACCTCAGCCCTGGATCCTCGGGTCAGGCAAATACTCCGCACGTCTCGCAGGCCATCTCGGGCTGCCCTTCTGCCAAGCGCATTTTTTTGGCAGCGACAGCGAAGCCTCCCAGGCAATCGGCGCGTATCGCGCAGGCTTTCGCGCCTCGCCGACCCTGACAGAACCCCTTGTCGGCATGTGCCTCATTGCTATGGCAGCGCCAACCAGTGCCGAGGCCGAGCGCCTTTTCCTCTCGTATGTCCCCTGGCGTCTCTCGAGAGATGCCGGACGCATGGTGCCGTTGCAGCAGCCCGAACACGCAATCGCAGCGGTTGTCGGCCTTGATCAGGACACGATCCAGCGTCTGCGCAAAACGGCGGTGTTCGGTACCCCCGACGAGGTTTTCGCCAGAATTGCGGGGCTCAAGACCGGTTACGAAATAGACGAGATGGTGATCCTCGCGCCGGCATATGAGCTCTCTGTTCGCATGGCCTCCTATGGCCTAATTGCGGGGATCAATCAAACACAGGCAACAGATGACCGACCGGCTCGGGCGTCCGAATTCTGGCTATGACCGTCCACAAACCATCGGAGACTTCGTGATGATAGAGATCGGCGCCATTCCACCAGCAACCCCCGAGCTGCCGACGATTGATCAAGGCACTTTCTGGCGCACCCTTGGCACACGTGCCACCGGAATGACGATCGTCACAGCCAGGAGCGACGAGGGACCTGTCGGATTTCTCGGCCTGTCTGCGACACACGTGGCGGCCGACCCCGCAACCATGATGGTCTCCATTGATCGCAAAACCAGCGCGCTTGCAGGCGTCCTGTCTCAGAGACACTTTGCAGTCAACTTTCTCGATGCAGCCGCTGCTCATGTCGCGACCGCGTTCGGAGGTAAGTCCGGACTGCAGAATGCCGACCGTTTCGTCGACGACGAATGGGCGACGCTTGCAACCGGCGCCCCAGCCTATTGTCGGGCTCTTGGCGTCTTCGATTGTCTCGTGGAGACCGTTGTTGAGCACGGCAACGTGTCCATCGTTATAGGAAGGGTGGTCGCGGCCTCCTCCCGCGCCGATGGCGAACCCCTCCTTTTTTTCCGCGGCAAGACGATCGAGGGCCTACGCCGGCCAGATTGATTGGCTGGAAGGGCGCCTGACAGACTTTCTGTGTCAAAGTCATGCTGCGGGCTAACTGCCGTGAACGACGTCGGTTGCAGAACTTACTGCGGCATCAGCAGCACTATCGATCTATTTGGTTTCTACTTGCGGACGTTCTGAAAGGGACGATGCAATCCTGCATGATGTGACTATGCAGATTCTAGCAATGACACTCTATCTGCGTGCTGTTCGTTGATTAAAAAAACATCATCGCGATGCAATAAGATGCGCCAAAAGCTTCGGTTCAGCCGGAGTTCATTTTCAGTTTTCACCATGTTTATCAGCAGGAAACGTCGCTACGGTCCTCATACTGCGATGCAGCAAAGCAACATCCTCAAGGGAGGTAGGTAGCGGCTGCGAAGGAGCGCGCGTTTCATGCCAACGAATATGTTTCATCTTGGATGGTTTCTGCAGGGCTCAAGCATTGGTGGCTGGGGCGATAAATGGTCCGGAAATATTGCCAGAGAATGGATGCATCCTGGCGCCTATCTGGATCTCGCTCGTGCGATGGAGCGCGCTTGCTTTGACTATATCCTCATTGAAGACTCGATCTATGTTGGACAAAATTGGCAGGACTCCCGCGAAATATTTCTCACCAATGGCATCAGCGTCCCACGTCAGGAACCCTCTGTCGTTGCAACCCTGATGGCGGCTGCGACCACACGGCTTGGCATTGTTCCGACTTTGTCGACCTTTGCCTACCACCCCTATCTCACCTCTCGGATCGTCGGCACGCTCGACCAGATCTCGCTTGGACGTGGCGGCTGGAATGTGGTGACCGGCAGCTCGGATCTGTCTGCTCAGAACTTCGGAATGGACAAGCTCGCAGACCATGATGAGCGCTATGTCATGGCCGAAGAATACATGCAGATCTGTCAGGGACTCTGGGGGTCCTGGGAGCCGGGGGCGATCGTCGGTGATCGCGACACTGGGGTGCTTATCGATCATAACAAGGTCCATACGATCGATTACAAGGGCAAATACTACGCCTCGCGCGGTCCACTGAATTCCGGCCCTCTCCCCCAGGGCCAACCTGTCATCGCCCAGGCCGGCGGCTCGAAGAGCGGCAAGGGATTTGCCGCGCGCTATGCCGACACCATTGTCGCGGCGCCGAAGGGCGTGGAAGCGATGAAGCAGTATCGCAATGACGTCCGCACCGAGATGGCAGCCATCGGGCGCGACCCGGACAAATGTAAGGTTCTCTTCCTCGTCCAGCCGATTGTGACAGAGACGATGACGGAAGCCGCTGAACGTATAGCCGAGCGCAAGGCCGCATCCGAGAAATACATCGACCAGCGTCTGGCGCGATTCGGCTGGAGCACCAATCTTGACCTTTCTGGCTGCGATCTCGACGCCCCGATCGGCGAATTTACCACCAATGGCCATCAGTCCAGTCTGGCCCAGTTCCTTGCGCGCTCATCCGGCAAGACCCTGCGTGAGGCAATCATCGAGCATACCACCAGCGGCTATTGCGTCGACATGGTCGGCACGCCCGACAGCATTGCTAGCCAGATGGCAGAGGTCATGCAGGAGGTCGGAGGTGACGGTTTTCTCATCGAACAACCGAATGTCAACCGGCGCACGATCGCCTCGATCACCGACGGCCTCGTCCCGGTCTTGCAGCATCGCGGACTGACACGAAAAGCCTACGCGCATGAGCAGCTACGCGACAATCTTCTGGACTTTTAGCATCCGCAGACACGGCTCGATCCGACATCGCCTTCCCCATCTTCATTTCCAGGGAGTTCTCTCATGTCCATGCATTCGAAAACCGTATTGACTGT
Encoded here:
- a CDS encoding flavin reductase family protein, translating into MTDRLGRPNSGYDRPQTIGDFVMIEIGAIPPATPELPTIDQGTFWRTLGTRATGMTIVTARSDEGPVGFLGLSATHVAADPATMMVSIDRKTSALAGVLSQRHFAVNFLDAAAAHVATAFGGKSGLQNADRFVDDEWATLATGAPAYCRALGVFDCLVETVVEHGNVSIVIGRVVAASSRADGEPLLFFRGKTIEGLRRPD
- a CDS encoding NtaA/DmoA family FMN-dependent monooxygenase (This protein belongs to a clade of FMN-dependent monooxygenases, within a broader family of flavin-dependent oxidoreductases, the luciferase-like monooxygenase (LMM) family, some of whose members use coenzyme F420 rather than FMN.); this encodes MPTNMFHLGWFLQGSSIGGWGDKWSGNIAREWMHPGAYLDLARAMERACFDYILIEDSIYVGQNWQDSREIFLTNGISVPRQEPSVVATLMAAATTRLGIVPTLSTFAYHPYLTSRIVGTLDQISLGRGGWNVVTGSSDLSAQNFGMDKLADHDERYVMAEEYMQICQGLWGSWEPGAIVGDRDTGVLIDHNKVHTIDYKGKYYASRGPLNSGPLPQGQPVIAQAGGSKSGKGFAARYADTIVAAPKGVEAMKQYRNDVRTEMAAIGRDPDKCKVLFLVQPIVTETMTEAAERIAERKAASEKYIDQRLARFGWSTNLDLSGCDLDAPIGEFTTNGHQSSLAQFLARSSGKTLREAIIEHTTSGYCVDMVGTPDSIASQMAEVMQEVGGDGFLIEQPNVNRRTIASITDGLVPVLQHRGLTRKAYAHEQLRDNLLDF
- a CDS encoding LLM class flavin-dependent oxidoreductase, producing the protein MLQCVDIAGTSTRRIPLSVLDQSLVSAGHVPAQAIRDSVTLARACEGFGYHRYWVSEHHGNAAMAGSAPEVLLGALAMATRTMRIGSAGVILPHYAPLKVAEQFRVLEALAPGRIDLGLGRGPGADRQTAYALRPDALDNPVSMSAMDSFPANVEDTLALVRGEPLGDDHVFAGVFAQPRGPTAPQPWILGSGKYSARLAGHLGLPFCQAHFFGSDSEASQAIGAYRAGFRASPTLTEPLVGMCLIAMAAPTSAEAERLFLSYVPWRLSRDAGRMVPLQQPEHAIAAVVGLDQDTIQRLRKTAVFGTPDEVFARIAGLKTGYEIDEMVILAPAYELSVRMASYGLIAGINQTQATDDRPARASEFWL